The genomic segment ACAACTTTGCGGGAGCTTCCGGCCGGGACAGGTCCGCGGCAAACACCCCGGCCCCGTTGCCCAGAGAACGCGCCAGTTCCACCACCTCCCGGCGTTCACGACTGCAATGCAGCCCCACCCCGGCCCCGGCGGCGGCCATGGCTTCCGCCACGGCCCGGCCGATGCCCCGCGAAGCACCGGTAACCAGCACAACTTGACCATTCAGATTCAATCGCATTTGTATCCTCCCTGTCTACACCGCGGCCGCAGGAACTGATTCGTGCACCGAAACCGGGTCCGGCACCATGGGTATGGGATATTTCATCATTGCCGCCTCCTTGCAGGTGCATTCCCTGCGTTTATCTTAACGCCTCAGCAGGGTTGCTGCAAATACAGACAAAAGGGGAAAGTGAAAAGTAAAACCGGCTAAGGGCGAGGGAGACTGAGTCGAAAGTAAAAAGTGAAAACAAAAAGCCAAAAAGCTTTTGTTTTTCCTACCTATACTCCCGAGGACTCCTACCTTTCTACCTTCTACGAGTACCAGCAGGCCGATGGCCAGTGGCTATTGGCGATGGGCCAGAGGCCATAGGCGAGGGGAAGGAATCAGGGATCGGAAGCTTTTGTTTTGAATTTTAGACATTGGGATTTGGGATTTGTTTCGGATTTCGGATTTCGTGCTTCGAATTTGAATTTGCATTTTCTACCTTCTACAAGTACTGCAATGGAGAAGAGTAAGAGGCCAGGTGAGTGCTTTTTTTTTCTTTCTTCCTTAATTCTTTATTCAGAGTCTGATGGGCCAAAGCCCTGCCTCCCCGTCACCTGTCTCCTGTCACCTTCTTCTTTCAACTTTTCAACTTTATCTGTTCCATCACCCTCGCGGCAATGGTTTCGCCGATG from the Candidatus Aminicenantes bacterium genome contains:
- a CDS encoding SDR family NAD(P)-dependent oxidoreductase, translating into MRLNLNGQVVLVTGASRGIGRAVAEAMAAAGAGVGLHCSRERREVVELARSLGNGAGVFAADLSRPEAPAKL